Proteins found in one Amycolatopsis umgeniensis genomic segment:
- a CDS encoding GNAT family N-acetyltransferase, with amino-acid sequence MAAAEVRPAVVSDAPEIARIQRDTWRSAYTELLGEAAVAELDVVELEKTWAETIEYPGTRVFLATEGEFTVGFCVAGRAPVSEVAAADGSLPDDASTTALIASLLVEPRWGRRGHAGRLLANASIWLRGDGATRGISWVAQTDHASLGFFRRAGWSPDGTVRILDTGSTNVREVRLTGGLDHELTP; translated from the coding sequence ATGGCCGCCGCCGAAGTCCGCCCAGCAGTAGTGTCCGACGCTCCCGAGATCGCCCGCATCCAGCGCGATACCTGGCGAAGCGCGTACACGGAGCTGCTCGGCGAAGCGGCCGTCGCCGAGCTCGACGTCGTGGAGCTCGAGAAGACCTGGGCCGAAACGATCGAGTACCCGGGCACGCGCGTCTTCCTCGCCACCGAAGGCGAGTTCACCGTCGGCTTCTGCGTCGCGGGCCGGGCACCGGTGAGCGAGGTGGCCGCCGCGGACGGATCGCTTCCCGACGACGCTTCGACGACCGCGCTCATCGCCTCGCTGCTGGTCGAGCCACGCTGGGGACGGCGCGGGCACGCGGGACGGCTGCTGGCGAACGCGTCCATCTGGCTGCGCGGGGACGGCGCCACACGCGGGATCAGCTGGGTCGCCCAGACCGATCACGCCTCACTGGGCTTCTTCCGCCGCGCGGGCTGGTCCCCCGACGGAACCGTCCGCATCCTCGACACCGGAAGCACGAACGTGCGCGAAGTCCGGCTCACCGGCGGCCTCGACCACGAGCTCACTCCCTGA
- the thyX gene encoding FAD-dependent thymidylate synthase has translation MAETVSPKVQLIAKTEFFPPSDVPWSTDADGGEALAEFAGRACYQSWKKPNPKTATNAGYLEHIIDVGHLSVLEHGSVSFYITGISRSLTHELIRHRHFSYSQLSQRYVPERDAAFVEPDVIAQDPELHAKFLAASQAAVDAYTELLAGLEEKFADVPSATLRRKQARQAARAVLPNATETRIVVTGNYRAWRHFIAMRATEHADVEIRALAIDCLRELQKASGNVFADFTISALPDGTEVASSPKVLEG, from the coding sequence GTGGCCGAGACCGTGTCACCCAAGGTTCAACTGATCGCGAAGACGGAGTTCTTCCCGCCGTCGGACGTACCGTGGTCGACCGACGCCGACGGTGGTGAGGCGCTGGCCGAATTCGCGGGCCGGGCCTGCTACCAGTCCTGGAAGAAGCCGAACCCGAAGACGGCCACCAACGCCGGTTACCTCGAGCACATCATCGACGTGGGCCACCTGTCGGTGCTGGAGCACGGCTCCGTCAGCTTCTACATCACCGGGATCTCCCGGTCGCTGACGCACGAGCTGATCCGCCACCGTCACTTCTCCTACTCGCAGCTCTCGCAGCGCTACGTCCCGGAGCGCGACGCCGCGTTCGTCGAGCCCGACGTCATCGCGCAGGACCCGGAGCTGCACGCGAAGTTCCTCGCCGCCTCGCAGGCCGCCGTCGACGCCTACACCGAGCTGCTCGCCGGGCTGGAGGAGAAGTTCGCCGACGTGCCGAGCGCGACCTTGCGTCGCAAGCAGGCCCGCCAGGCCGCCCGCGCCGTGCTGCCGAACGCGACCGAGACCCGCATCGTGGTCACCGGCAACTACCGCGCCTGGCGGCACTTCATCGCGATGCGCGCCACCGAGCACGCCGATGTCGAGATCCGCGCCCTGGCCATCGACTGCCTGCGCGAGCTGCAGAAGGCCTCGGGCAACGTGTTCGCGGACTTCACCATCTCCGCGCTGCCCGACGGCACCGAGGTCGCGTCCAGCCCGAAGGTTCTCGAGGGCTGA
- a CDS encoding toxin-antitoxin system HicB family antitoxin produces the protein MDLTPYITSLREDLANTASAGDEQTRRAAALLSSALEPAARLTIMNALADLAAEVTSALPGHVVDVRLDGRDVRVVVTGSAESAEQTAPRHEAPREAPRAPKVDTGDITRITLRLFEQVKGQAEAAAASQGVSLNTFVSQAVQGALGKSGGEWQYKQKPGGGAGSHLHGWVQG, from the coding sequence ATGGATCTGACGCCGTACATCACAAGCCTTCGCGAAGACCTCGCGAACACGGCTTCGGCCGGCGACGAGCAGACGCGGCGCGCCGCCGCGCTGCTGTCGTCGGCACTGGAGCCGGCCGCCCGGTTGACCATCATGAACGCCCTGGCCGATCTGGCCGCCGAGGTGACCTCGGCGCTGCCGGGACACGTCGTCGACGTCCGGCTCGACGGCCGCGACGTGCGCGTCGTCGTCACCGGCTCCGCCGAGAGCGCCGAGCAGACCGCACCCCGCCACGAGGCGCCGCGGGAGGCCCCGCGCGCCCCCAAGGTGGACACGGGCGACATCACGCGCATCACCCTGCGCCTGTTCGAGCAGGTCAAGGGCCAGGCGGAAGCCGCTGCCGCCTCTCAGGGCGTTTCGCTGAACACGTTCGTCTCGCAGGCCGTCCAGGGGGCGCTGGGCAAGAGCGGCGGCGAGTGGCAGTACAAGCAGAAGCCCGGCGGCGGTGCGGGTTCGCATCTGCACGGCTGGGTCCAGGGCTGA
- a CDS encoding ACT domain-containing protein — translation MRRLAIDVRPGEYAVARLAPDAPVPANLLDPGEPVLISITRTPEELSVICPAGLAPAGATVEEGWRLLSVRGPLAFTLTGIIAALSSELAAAGVALFSISTFDTDHVLVRAPELERAVKALRESGHEVTV, via the coding sequence ATGCGACGCCTCGCGATCGACGTCCGGCCCGGCGAGTACGCGGTCGCCCGCCTCGCCCCGGACGCGCCGGTTCCGGCGAATCTGCTCGACCCCGGCGAGCCCGTGCTGATCTCCATCACACGGACGCCGGAAGAGCTTTCGGTGATCTGCCCGGCGGGCCTCGCGCCCGCCGGGGCCACGGTCGAGGAGGGCTGGCGGCTCCTGTCGGTCCGCGGGCCGCTGGCCTTCACGCTGACCGGCATCATCGCGGCGCTGTCGAGCGAACTGGCCGCCGCCGGGGTGGCGCTGTTCTCGATCTCCACTTTCGACACCGACCACGTGCTGGTCCGGGCCCCCGAGCTGGAACGCGCGGTGAAGGCGCTCCGGGAATCCGGGCACGAGGTCACGGTCTGA
- a CDS encoding serine/threonine-protein kinase, producing MTDEQTRPYGPPQQTYQAAGARIVAGRYALLGELGRGGMGIVWRAQDQVIGRQVAIKELKFPDGPEDASVLSERMLREVRAAGRLNDPAVVTVYDVVNEGGATYIVMELVEAPTLADLVRERGPMPAQQIAVVGERVLSALRAAHAAGIVHRDVKPANIMVAPDGRVKLTDFGIAHATDDPRLTTSGMIVGSPAFMAPERVEGRDAMPESDLWSLGTTLFFAAEGIVAFERSTTAATLHAIMTEAPYLTRVQGPLAAAILGLLVTKPEARMSYDQVGSLLSAAQGVQAQPTPPSGGTAMLHPGQPMTRLAPAPAKRNLRPLWLSLAAVAVIGALVGGIFLGRWMATPEGNKQAQPTLTYGINGQVKLGSSGDCYNVPLRDGINLNDNISCDRDHLLEVFAKGSLLDVESSSDDDAQEAVYPGAEAVSRIAEALCSATFNSNVVPAPQRATLIWRPVVPTEAEWKRPPNEDDRNYSRGFLCLLAKADGSQIPSPITTKVK from the coding sequence TTGACCGACGAACAGACCCGTCCGTACGGGCCGCCCCAGCAGACGTATCAGGCCGCCGGCGCGCGGATCGTCGCCGGCCGATACGCCCTGCTGGGCGAGCTCGGCCGTGGCGGGATGGGGATCGTCTGGCGCGCTCAGGACCAGGTGATCGGCCGTCAGGTGGCGATCAAGGAACTGAAGTTCCCGGACGGACCCGAGGACGCCTCGGTGCTCTCGGAGCGGATGCTGCGTGAGGTCCGCGCCGCCGGGCGGCTCAACGACCCGGCCGTCGTCACCGTGTACGACGTCGTCAACGAGGGCGGCGCCACCTACATCGTGATGGAGCTGGTCGAGGCGCCGACGCTGGCCGACCTGGTGCGCGAGCGCGGCCCCATGCCCGCCCAGCAGATCGCGGTGGTGGGGGAGCGGGTGCTGTCCGCGCTGCGGGCCGCGCACGCCGCCGGGATCGTGCACCGCGACGTCAAACCCGCGAACATCATGGTCGCGCCGGACGGACGGGTGAAGCTCACCGACTTCGGCATCGCCCACGCCACCGACGACCCGCGCCTGACCACCAGCGGCATGATCGTCGGCTCGCCCGCGTTCATGGCGCCGGAACGGGTCGAGGGCCGCGACGCGATGCCCGAGTCCGACCTCTGGTCGCTGGGCACGACCCTGTTCTTCGCCGCCGAGGGCATCGTCGCGTTCGAACGGTCGACCACCGCGGCCACGCTGCACGCGATCATGACCGAGGCGCCGTACCTGACCCGCGTCCAGGGGCCGCTCGCCGCCGCGATCCTCGGCCTGCTGGTCACCAAACCCGAGGCGCGGATGTCGTACGACCAGGTGGGCAGCCTGCTCTCGGCCGCGCAGGGCGTGCAGGCCCAGCCGACCCCGCCCTCGGGCGGCACGGCGATGCTGCACCCCGGCCAGCCGATGACCCGCCTCGCGCCCGCCCCGGCGAAGCGCAACCTCCGTCCTCTGTGGCTCAGCCTGGCCGCGGTCGCCGTGATCGGCGCCCTGGTCGGCGGGATCTTCCTCGGCCGCTGGATGGCCACGCCGGAGGGGAACAAACAGGCCCAGCCCACGTTGACCTACGGCATCAACGGCCAGGTCAAGCTCGGCTCCTCGGGAGACTGCTACAACGTGCCGCTCCGGGACGGCATCAACCTGAACGACAACATCAGCTGCGACAGGGACCATCTGCTGGAGGTCTTCGCCAAGGGAAGCCTGCTCGACGTCGAGTCCTCTTCGGACGACGACGCCCAGGAAGCCGTCTATCCCGGTGCCGAAGCCGTCAGCAGGATCGCCGAAGCGCTGTGCTCGGCGACCTTCAACTCGAACGTCGTCCCGGCGCCGCAGCGGGCGACGCTGATCTGGCGGCCCGTCGTGCCGACCGAGGCCGAATGGAAACGTCCGCCCAATGAGGACGACCGGAACTACTCCCGCGGGTTCCTCTGCCTGCTCGCCAAGGCCGACGGCAGCCAGATCCCGTCGCCGATCACGACCAAGGTCAAATAG
- a CDS encoding pentapeptide repeat-containing protein — protein MMVGVHVLAALAGIALGVGAVYLGRMFIEGARRDRRLRPELIAAGLRRDRWELAVEKMDSENAAERLESFMDLERYGREDPGAREDIIELTCTYLRKPFRFPVEDEQEFEIRLAAQGLLTRHLRRSGSFEFWAVEDLELQDAVLVEPDFADCDLSGADFRDAVIVGGNFRRARFQRFANFDRAWFTGETDFGAAIFPQYASFNAALFAGVTTFAEAEFSDGVDFDDARVEKPDAAHSWPSPWYVWVASPVAQGRLVPRKS, from the coding sequence ATGATGGTGGGGGTGCACGTCCTGGCGGCGTTGGCGGGGATCGCGCTCGGGGTGGGCGCGGTCTATCTGGGGCGGATGTTCATCGAGGGCGCTCGCCGCGACCGGCGGCTGCGGCCCGAGCTGATCGCCGCCGGATTGCGGCGGGACCGCTGGGAACTCGCCGTCGAGAAGATGGACAGCGAGAACGCCGCGGAGCGCCTCGAGAGTTTCATGGACCTGGAGCGGTACGGGCGGGAAGACCCCGGCGCGCGCGAAGACATCATCGAGCTGACCTGCACCTATCTGCGCAAGCCCTTCCGGTTCCCGGTCGAAGACGAGCAAGAGTTCGAGATCCGGCTCGCCGCGCAAGGCTTGCTCACCCGGCATCTGCGGCGGTCGGGGAGCTTCGAATTCTGGGCAGTCGAGGACCTGGAACTCCAGGACGCGGTGCTCGTCGAGCCGGATTTCGCGGACTGTGACCTCAGCGGCGCCGACTTCCGGGACGCGGTGATCGTCGGCGGGAACTTCCGGCGCGCCCGATTCCAGCGCTTCGCGAACTTCGATCGAGCGTGGTTCACCGGCGAGACCGATTTCGGCGCGGCGATCTTCCCCCAGTACGCCAGCTTCAACGCCGCGCTGTTCGCCGGGGTGACCACGTTCGCCGAGGCGGAGTTCTCAGACGGCGTGGACTTCGACGACGCGCGAGTGGAGAAGCCGGACGCGGCTCACTCATGGCCCTCTCCCTGGTACGTCTGGGTGGCTTCGCCGGTCGCGCAGGGGCGGCTCGTGCCACGTAAGAGCTAA
- a CDS encoding ribonuclease J: MSTGPGPTTPPPALPEGALRVVALGGIGEVGRNMTVFEFGGRLLIVDCGVLFPEDDQPGVDLILPDFRAIEDRLEDIDGLVLTHGHEDHIGAVPFLLRLFPDLKIYGSRFTNALLAAKAKEHRQRPNLIEVREGERRKVGAFDLEFFAVNHSIPDALAVAIRTPAGVVLHTGDIKLDQLPLDGRLTDLAGFSRLGDEGVDLFCVDSTNAEVPGFVMPERDIGPVLDDVVRKVGQRVIVACFASHVHRVQQVLDAAVRHGRRVAFVGRSMVRNMGIAADLGLLNVPDGLLVNLDQASDLPESKVLFVSTGSQGEPLSALSRMARGEHRQISIRAGDTVVLASSMIPGNETAVFGVVNGLTRLGANVVHQGNAKVHVSGHASAGELLYLYNAVRPSNVMPVHGEWKHLRANGELAVRTGVAPENVVIAEDGVVVDLVDGKATRTGRVEVGHVYVDGLSVGDVGESTLSDRLVLGEGGFIAITVAVDTSTGRAVTRPTVSGRGFSDDPKALDAVLPMVEMELARTEAEGITDTHRIAQAVRRVVGRWVADTYRRRPMIVPTVIPV, encoded by the coding sequence TTGTCAACCGGACCCGGACCGACCACCCCGCCGCCCGCGCTGCCCGAAGGCGCCTTGCGCGTCGTGGCGCTCGGCGGGATCGGCGAAGTCGGCCGCAACATGACCGTCTTCGAATTCGGCGGCCGCCTGCTGATCGTCGACTGCGGAGTCCTCTTCCCCGAAGACGACCAGCCCGGCGTCGACCTGATCCTGCCCGACTTCCGCGCGATCGAAGACCGCCTCGAAGACATCGACGGCCTCGTCCTCACCCACGGGCACGAGGACCACATCGGTGCCGTCCCGTTCCTGCTGCGGCTCTTCCCCGACCTGAAGATCTACGGATCCCGGTTCACGAACGCGCTGCTCGCGGCCAAGGCCAAGGAACACCGCCAGCGGCCGAACCTGATCGAGGTCCGCGAGGGCGAGCGCCGCAAGGTCGGCGCGTTCGACCTCGAGTTCTTCGCGGTCAACCACTCGATCCCGGACGCGCTCGCGGTGGCCATCCGCACCCCGGCGGGCGTCGTGCTGCACACCGGTGACATCAAGCTCGACCAGCTGCCGCTCGACGGCAGGCTGACCGACCTCGCCGGATTCTCCCGGCTCGGCGACGAGGGCGTGGACCTGTTCTGCGTCGACTCGACCAACGCCGAGGTGCCCGGGTTCGTCATGCCGGAACGCGACATCGGCCCGGTGCTCGACGACGTCGTCCGCAAGGTCGGCCAGCGCGTCATCGTCGCCTGCTTCGCGAGCCACGTGCACCGTGTCCAGCAGGTGCTCGACGCCGCCGTGCGGCACGGCCGCCGGGTGGCCTTCGTCGGCCGGTCGATGGTCCGGAACATGGGCATCGCCGCCGATCTCGGCCTGCTGAACGTGCCCGACGGCCTGCTGGTCAACCTCGACCAGGCCAGTGACCTGCCCGAGAGCAAGGTGCTGTTCGTGTCGACCGGTTCGCAGGGCGAGCCGCTTTCGGCGCTTTCGCGGATGGCGCGCGGCGAGCACCGGCAGATCTCGATCCGCGCGGGCGACACCGTCGTCCTGGCCAGCTCGATGATCCCGGGCAACGAGACAGCCGTCTTCGGCGTCGTCAACGGACTCACCCGGCTCGGCGCGAACGTCGTCCACCAGGGCAACGCCAAGGTGCACGTGTCCGGGCACGCGTCGGCGGGCGAGCTGCTGTACCTGTACAACGCGGTGCGCCCCAGCAACGTCATGCCGGTGCACGGCGAGTGGAAGCACCTGCGGGCCAACGGCGAACTGGCCGTGCGCACCGGCGTCGCGCCGGAGAACGTGGTCATCGCCGAGGACGGGGTCGTGGTCGACCTCGTCGACGGCAAGGCCACGCGGACCGGCCGGGTCGAGGTCGGGCACGTGTACGTCGACGGCCTCTCGGTCGGCGACGTCGGCGAGTCGACCTTGTCCGACAGGCTCGTGCTCGGCGAGGGCGGCTTCATCGCCATCACGGTCGCCGTCGACACCAGCACCGGCCGCGCGGTGACCCGCCCGACCGTGTCCGGGCGCGGGTTCTCCGACGATCCGAAGGCGCTCGACGCCGTGCTCCCGATGGTGGAGATGGAACTCGCCAGGACCGAGGCCGAGGGCATCACCGACACGCACCGCATCGCGCAGGCCGTGCGCCGCGTCGTCGGCCGCTGGGTCGCCGACACCTACCGGCGCCGTCCGATGATCGTGCCGACGGTCATCCCGGTTTAG
- a CDS encoding DUF4097 family beta strand repeat-containing protein, translating into MTEESIPAGEETVRVEEFEAEGPIEIDVSVAIGRVTIDLTGESGVHAEVRRDGGEQQPWVDGMTSLLSWVGERFGDQLGADPRTSVGDALAQTRIEKVGNRLVVQAPKAWQLKNVLLAVTVRAPAGSHLEVRAGAADVTVTGSAGRADILTGSGDVGLERADGSAIVRTGTGGIKLGPTVSGLQLRTGSGSVEASSVSGSATVATGTGDVWLGEVAGEVLARTGSGDLSVADAASGSLELTTGSGEVRVGIRGGVRAEIDLSSTTGSVSSELDVAESAPAEVSLKVRARTGTGDAVVTSAAR; encoded by the coding sequence ATGACCGAGGAAAGCATTCCCGCCGGTGAAGAGACCGTGCGCGTCGAAGAGTTCGAGGCCGAGGGCCCGATCGAGATCGACGTGAGTGTGGCCATCGGCCGGGTGACCATCGATCTGACCGGTGAGAGCGGCGTCCACGCCGAGGTCCGCCGCGACGGCGGCGAACAGCAGCCGTGGGTGGACGGGATGACGAGCCTGCTCAGCTGGGTCGGGGAACGTTTCGGCGACCAGCTCGGCGCCGACCCGCGGACGTCGGTGGGCGACGCCCTGGCGCAGACGCGGATCGAGAAGGTCGGCAACCGGCTGGTCGTCCAGGCACCGAAGGCCTGGCAGCTGAAGAACGTCTTGCTCGCCGTGACCGTCCGGGCGCCCGCCGGTTCGCATCTGGAGGTACGGGCCGGGGCGGCCGACGTCACGGTGACCGGTTCCGCCGGGCGCGCCGACATCCTGACCGGCTCCGGCGATGTCGGCCTGGAGCGGGCAGACGGTTCGGCGATCGTCCGCACCGGCACCGGCGGCATCAAACTCGGGCCGACCGTGTCCGGTCTGCAGCTGCGCACCGGCAGCGGCTCCGTCGAAGCGTCGTCGGTGAGCGGTTCGGCCACGGTCGCGACCGGCACGGGTGACGTCTGGCTCGGCGAGGTCGCGGGCGAGGTCCTGGCGCGCACGGGCAGCGGCGACCTCTCGGTGGCGGACGCCGCCTCCGGATCGCTGGAACTGACCACCGGCTCGGGCGAGGTCCGGGTCGGGATCCGCGGTGGGGTGCGGGCGGAAATCGACCTTTCGTCGACGACGGGTTCGGTGTCGAGCGAGCTGGATGTCGCGGAGAGCGCGCCCGCGGAGGTCTCGCTGAAGGTGCGGGCGCGGACCGGTACCGGCGACGCGGTGGTGACCAGCGCGGCTCGGTGA
- a CDS encoding winged helix-turn-helix domain-containing protein has product MSTTTISGPVARRIALAAQGFADARPGGAVTRRHLQRVLSRTQLLQLDSVNVAVRAHYMPIFSRLGAYEPTLVDDAAWSHSVRKPRMLVESWAHEASLLPVADWPLLRSGAKRMGWWTNYARVLEQTPQLVDDILAVVKEQGPIGAGGIERALESDSGGYKPGSWWERSEVKKACEWLFGMGQLTTGTRRSFERLYDLTERVVPPEILSLRVSPEEGARELITRAAVALGIGTEPDLRDYYRLGPDVSKRAVAELVDAGVLEPVIVDGWPAPAYRHVAAKAPRSVAGRALLSPFDPLIWERARTERIFDFFYRIEIYVPEPKRIYGYYVFPFLLDGELVGRVDLKCDRAAGVLRVQGAFTEPGVDVARVASELAGELRLMAEWQGLDGVVVGERGDLAPVLSRLVR; this is encoded by the coding sequence ATGAGCACTACGACCATCAGCGGGCCGGTCGCGCGCCGGATCGCCCTGGCCGCGCAGGGGTTCGCCGACGCCCGTCCCGGCGGGGCGGTGACGAGACGGCATTTGCAGCGCGTGCTGTCGCGAACCCAGTTGCTGCAGCTGGATTCGGTGAACGTCGCGGTCCGCGCGCACTACATGCCGATCTTCTCGCGCCTCGGCGCGTACGAGCCCACGCTGGTGGACGACGCGGCCTGGTCCCATTCCGTCCGCAAACCCCGGATGCTGGTCGAATCCTGGGCGCACGAGGCGAGTCTGCTGCCGGTGGCGGACTGGCCGCTCCTGCGGTCCGGCGCGAAGCGTATGGGCTGGTGGACGAACTACGCGCGCGTGCTGGAGCAGACGCCCCAGCTGGTGGACGACATCCTCGCCGTGGTCAAGGAACAAGGACCGATCGGCGCGGGCGGCATCGAGCGGGCGCTGGAAAGCGACTCGGGCGGGTACAAGCCCGGCTCGTGGTGGGAGCGGTCGGAGGTCAAGAAGGCCTGCGAGTGGCTCTTCGGCATGGGTCAGCTGACCACCGGCACCCGGCGGTCGTTCGAGCGGCTGTACGACCTGACCGAACGCGTCGTGCCGCCGGAGATCCTGTCGCTGAGGGTGAGCCCGGAGGAAGGCGCCCGCGAGCTGATCACCCGCGCGGCCGTCGCGCTGGGCATCGGCACCGAACCGGACCTGCGGGACTACTACCGGCTCGGCCCCGACGTCAGCAAGCGGGCGGTGGCCGAACTGGTCGACGCGGGCGTGCTGGAACCGGTGATCGTGGACGGCTGGCCCGCCCCGGCGTACCGGCACGTCGCGGCGAAGGCGCCGCGGTCGGTCGCCGGCCGCGCGCTGCTCTCGCCGTTCGACCCGCTGATCTGGGAACGCGCCCGCACCGAGCGCATCTTCGACTTCTTCTACCGCATCGAGATCTACGTCCCCGAGCCGAAGCGGATCTACGGGTACTACGTGTTCCCGTTCCTGCTCGACGGCGAACTCGTCGGCCGGGTGGACCTCAAATGCGATCGTGCCGCCGGGGTGCTTCGCGTCCAGGGCGCCTTCACCGAACCCGGGGTGGACGTCGCGCGGGTCGCGAGCGAGCTGGCGGGGGAGCTGCGGTTGATGGCGGAATGGCAGGGGCTCGACGGGGTCGTGGTGGGGGAGCGGGGCGACCTCGCTCCGGTCCTTTCGCGCCTCGTGCGCTGA
- the dapA gene encoding 4-hydroxy-tetrahydrodipicolinate synthase, protein MSTPPTAAPGRPFGRVLTAMATPFDADGALDLKRAQELAEHLVELGNDGLVVNGTTGESPTTTDAEKAELVRAVVEAVGDRATIVAGAGTNNTAHSIEQAKQAEAAGAHGVLVVTPYYSRPSQAGLYAHFTTVAEATGLPVMLYDIPPRSIVPIEVDTLLRLAEHPRILAVKDAKGDLIAGSEVIANSQLAYYSGDDGLNLPWVAVGGAGVVSVIGHVVAGRIRGMMDAYESGDTSTARTNHRGMLPVLRAMSRVGGVAFSKAALRLRGFDIGDPRLPIVAASDEQLQAISADLAQGGVPLGESAASDWHGARVAQADSAAAYTAPTSHTSVGTMPR, encoded by the coding sequence ATGTCCACTCCACCCACCGCAGCGCCGGGAAGACCGTTCGGGCGCGTGCTCACCGCGATGGCCACCCCCTTCGACGCCGACGGCGCACTGGACCTGAAGCGGGCGCAGGAGCTGGCCGAACACCTCGTGGAACTGGGGAACGACGGTCTCGTCGTGAACGGCACGACCGGCGAAAGTCCCACCACGACAGACGCCGAAAAAGCCGAGCTGGTCCGCGCGGTCGTCGAGGCCGTGGGTGACCGCGCGACGATCGTCGCCGGGGCGGGCACGAACAACACCGCGCACAGCATCGAGCAGGCGAAGCAGGCCGAAGCGGCGGGCGCGCACGGCGTCCTCGTCGTCACCCCGTACTACTCGCGGCCCAGCCAGGCCGGGCTCTACGCGCACTTCACCACGGTCGCCGAAGCCACCGGCCTGCCGGTGATGCTCTACGACATCCCGCCGCGCTCGATCGTCCCCATCGAGGTCGACACGCTGCTGCGGCTCGCCGAACACCCGCGCATCCTCGCGGTCAAGGACGCCAAGGGCGATCTGATCGCCGGCTCCGAGGTCATCGCGAACTCGCAGCTCGCCTACTACTCCGGCGACGACGGTCTCAACCTGCCGTGGGTCGCCGTCGGCGGCGCGGGCGTGGTCAGCGTGATCGGGCACGTCGTGGCGGGCCGCATCCGCGGCATGATGGACGCCTACGAATCCGGCGACACCTCCACCGCGCGCACGAACCACCGCGGCATGCTGCCCGTTCTGCGGGCGATGTCCCGCGTCGGCGGTGTCGCGTTCTCGAAGGCGGCCCTGCGGTTGCGCGGCTTCGACATCGGCGACCCGCGGCTGCCCATCGTGGCCGCGAGCGACGAACAGCTCCAGGCGATTTCCGCCGATCTCGCCCAAGGTGGCGTGCCGCTCGGTGAAAGCGCCGCCAGTGACTGGCATGGTGCTCGGGTGGCACAAGCAGATTCAGCGGCGGCCTATACGGCGCCGACCTCACATACCAGCGTAGGGACCATGCCTCGGTGA